A single genomic interval of Vogesella indigofera harbors:
- a CDS encoding RBBP9/YdeN family alpha/beta hydrolase → MLDDDDVFLITVPGWGNSGASHWQSYWEVLYPLARRVEQDDWLYPTRDAWVQRLAATVADCDGKVVIAAHSLGCHATVEWLGQASLLEQKKVKGVLLVAPPALPITPQRAAASGELPPGAPLPDFAGFAAPRELRLPVPARLVASHDDLFCDWTEAEALAACWQVPLLSAGNSGHMGSNSRLGDWKAGQRLIQQLILD, encoded by the coding sequence ATGCTGGACGATGACGACGTGTTCCTGATTACCGTCCCCGGCTGGGGCAACTCCGGCGCCAGTCACTGGCAAAGCTATTGGGAGGTGCTGTATCCGCTGGCGCGGCGGGTGGAGCAGGACGACTGGCTGTACCCGACGCGCGACGCCTGGGTGCAAAGGTTGGCCGCAACGGTGGCGGACTGCGACGGCAAGGTGGTGATCGCCGCGCACAGTCTCGGCTGTCACGCCACGGTGGAGTGGCTGGGGCAGGCCAGCCTGCTGGAGCAGAAAAAGGTGAAGGGCGTGCTGCTGGTGGCGCCGCCGGCGCTGCCGATCACGCCGCAGCGCGCCGCCGCCAGTGGCGAACTGCCGCCGGGGGCGCCGCTGCCCGACTTTGCCGGCTTTGCCGCGCCGCGCGAACTGCGGCTGCCGGTGCCGGCACGCCTGGTGGCCAGCCACGACGACCTGTTCTGCGACTGGACGGAGGCGGAAGCGTTGGCGGCGTGCTGGCAGGTGCCGCTGCTCAGCGCCGGCAACAGCGGCCACATGGGCAGCAACAGCCGCCTTGGCGACTGGAAGGCCGGTCAGCGCCTGATCCAGCAGCTGATCCTAGACTGA
- a CDS encoding exodeoxyribonuclease III, with product MLRIVSANLNGIRSADKKGFFDWLAGHHADFVCVQELKAQAGDLSPRMQNPDGMTGYFHYADKKGYSGVGIYTRQQPDAVTIGLGVDWIDAEGRYLQIDSGNLSVISLYLPSGSSSDERQDVKFRFLDVFKPHLDQLRAQGRDVVICGDWNIAHNEIDLKNWKGNVKNSGFLPEERAWMTQLLGDGWCDVWRRLYPDAPGYSWWSNRGQAYAKDVGWRIDYHIVTPSLMAQARTASVYKDEKFSDHAPLTVDYDRSE from the coding sequence ATGCTTCGAATCGTTTCCGCCAACCTTAACGGCATCCGTTCTGCCGACAAGAAGGGTTTTTTTGACTGGCTGGCCGGGCATCACGCCGATTTTGTCTGCGTGCAGGAGCTGAAGGCGCAGGCCGGCGACCTGTCGCCGCGGATGCAGAATCCGGACGGCATGACCGGCTACTTTCATTACGCCGACAAGAAGGGCTACAGCGGCGTCGGCATCTATACACGCCAGCAGCCGGACGCGGTCACCATCGGCCTTGGCGTGGACTGGATCGACGCCGAAGGCCGCTATTTACAGATTGATAGCGGCAACCTGTCGGTGATCTCGCTGTACCTGCCGTCCGGCTCCAGCAGCGACGAGCGCCAGGACGTGAAATTCCGCTTCCTCGACGTGTTCAAGCCGCACCTGGACCAGCTGCGCGCGCAGGGCCGCGACGTGGTGATCTGCGGCGACTGGAACATCGCCCATAACGAGATCGACCTCAAGAACTGGAAGGGCAACGTCAAGAACTCCGGCTTCCTGCCGGAGGAACGCGCGTGGATGACGCAGCTGCTCGGCGACGGCTGGTGCGACGTGTGGCGCCGCCTGTATCCGGACGCGCCGGGCTATAGTTGGTGGAGCAACCGCGGTCAGGCCTACGCCAAGGACGTCGGCTGGCGCATCGATTACCACATCGTGACGCCGTCGCTGATGGCGCAGGCGCGCACGGCCAGCGTCTATAAAGATGAAAAGTTCTCCGACCACGCACCGTTGACGGTGGACTACGACAGGAGTGAGTGA
- the pyrE gene encoding orotate phosphoribosyltransferase, whose translation MSDFRQDFIRFALSKQVLRFGAFVTKAGRTSPYFFNAGLFNDGDSVLQLSRFYAKSISSSGVQFDMIFGPAYKGIILAAAASMALAEQGRNVPFAYNRKEAKDHGEGGSLVGAPLKGKVLIIDDVISAGTSVRESVQLIRAAGAEPAGVAIALDRMERGTGELSAVQEVARDFNLPVVAIANLHDLLGFLEGSPELADNLEAVRAYRAQYGVSA comes from the coding sequence ATGAGCGATTTTCGTCAGGATTTTATTCGTTTTGCGCTGAGCAAGCAGGTATTGCGTTTTGGCGCATTCGTCACCAAAGCCGGACGCACCTCGCCGTACTTCTTCAACGCCGGCCTGTTCAATGATGGCGACAGCGTACTGCAGCTGTCGCGTTTTTATGCAAAATCCATCAGCAGCAGCGGCGTGCAGTTTGACATGATTTTCGGGCCGGCCTACAAGGGCATCATCCTCGCCGCCGCCGCGTCGATGGCGCTGGCGGAACAGGGCCGCAACGTGCCGTTCGCCTACAACCGCAAGGAAGCCAAGGACCACGGCGAGGGCGGTAGCCTGGTCGGCGCACCGCTCAAGGGCAAGGTACTGATCATCGACGACGTGATCTCCGCCGGCACCTCGGTGCGTGAATCGGTGCAACTGATCCGTGCCGCCGGTGCCGAACCAGCCGGCGTCGCCATCGCGCTGGACCGCATGGAACGCGGCACGGGCGAGCTGTCGGCGGTGCAGGAAGTGGCCCGCGACTTCAACCTGCCGGTGGTGGCGATTGCCAACCTGCACGACCTGCTCGGCTTCCTCGAAGGCAGCCCGGAGCTGGCCGACAATCTGGAAGCGGTGCGTGCCTACCGCGCCCAGTACGGCGTCAGCGCCTGA
- a CDS encoding DUF4124 domain-containing protein encodes MARRAILLCCLVTVPATAGGLYKWQDQHGAVHYSDHRPAQEQAAGVSRLNPQGVLLEAGESAAQQAARLAAAAQQKQQQALRREQQRQERMLRERYDSVRDIERQRDAELQRLQPGLLQLQRQQQHERQHLASLQAEANRLQQAGKPLQGLPSQIAVQQRLLDGTSAQLQLRSGEIDALRRKAEQDSQRLRQLLGASAH; translated from the coding sequence ATGGCCCGCCGCGCCATCCTGCTCTGCTGTCTCGTCACCGTGCCGGCCACGGCCGGCGGGCTATACAAGTGGCAGGACCAGCACGGCGCGGTGCACTACAGCGATCACCGGCCGGCGCAGGAACAGGCCGCCGGCGTCAGCCGCCTGAATCCGCAGGGCGTGCTGCTGGAAGCGGGCGAGTCGGCAGCACAGCAGGCGGCCCGCCTCGCCGCCGCTGCACAGCAGAAACAGCAGCAGGCGCTGCGCCGCGAGCAGCAGCGCCAGGAGCGGATGCTGCGCGAGCGCTACGACAGCGTGCGCGACATCGAACGGCAACGCGACGCCGAGCTGCAGCGGCTACAGCCGGGTCTGCTGCAACTGCAACGCCAGCAACAGCACGAACGCCAGCATCTGGCCAGCCTGCAGGCCGAGGCAAACAGGCTGCAGCAGGCCGGCAAGCCGCTGCAGGGGCTGCCCAGCCAGATCGCGGTGCAGCAGCGCCTGCTCGATGGCACCAGCGCCCAGCTGCAATTGCGCAGCGGCGAAATCGACGCGCTGCGCCGGAAGGCGGAACAGGACAGCCAGCGCCTGCGCCAGCTGCTCGGCGCCAGCGCGCACTGA
- a CDS encoding AmpG family muropeptide MFS transporter, with protein sequence MADFRKSGAWRMLMIGVLGFASGLPLALSGTAMQAWLTVDGLDIATIGFLSLVGLPYTFKFLWAPLMDRFEPPLLGRRRGWLVLSQLGIAATLALMAQTSPAHGIQAFALLAVLLSFLSASQDVVIDAYRTDVLAPQERGLGSSLGVFGYRLAMILSGGIAMVWADPVSGSGLNWNGIYLLMAGLMLVAALVSLLLVPAVPAGNIAPHSNARNDLKGFVAVLLAVVIGYQFTTRVGAPLADAVLSPLFGSAAPAAANLAPAVNPDQKKWVDLLTLLIGMGVTIPLAWWAARRARFETLNRSLGNYFSMEAAGAFLALIILYKLGDAFAGALTTTFLLKGVGFAQAEIGVVNKVIGIWLTIVGALAGGALMMKLGLFRSLLLFGVLQLLSNLGFWLVAVSGKGAWGGFSLPPFDWGLVALHEATAVDNLLLFAVSIENLTAGMGTAAFVAFLMALCNQKFTATQFALLSAFSAIGRVWVGPMSGVLAESVGWPVFFLFSTVMALPGLLMLCYLRERIQALDVPRGALPADD encoded by the coding sequence ATGGCTGATTTTCGCAAGAGCGGCGCGTGGCGCATGCTCATGATCGGGGTGCTGGGTTTTGCCAGCGGCCTGCCGCTGGCGCTGTCCGGCACCGCGATGCAGGCGTGGCTGACGGTGGACGGCCTCGACATCGCCACCATCGGCTTTCTCAGCCTGGTCGGGCTACCGTACACCTTCAAGTTCCTGTGGGCGCCGCTGATGGACCGCTTCGAGCCGCCGCTGCTGGGGCGCCGCCGCGGCTGGCTGGTGCTGTCGCAGCTGGGCATCGCCGCCACGCTGGCGCTGATGGCGCAGACCTCGCCGGCGCACGGCATTCAGGCGTTTGCGTTGCTGGCGGTGCTGCTGTCCTTCCTGTCCGCGTCGCAGGATGTGGTGATCGACGCCTACCGCACCGACGTGCTGGCGCCGCAGGAGCGCGGCCTCGGCTCCTCGCTGGGAGTGTTCGGCTACCGGCTGGCGATGATCCTGTCCGGCGGCATCGCCATGGTGTGGGCCGATCCGGTCAGCGGCAGCGGCCTGAACTGGAACGGCATCTACTTGCTGATGGCGGGGCTGATGCTGGTGGCGGCACTGGTGTCGCTACTGCTGGTGCCGGCGGTGCCGGCCGGCAATATCGCGCCGCACAGCAATGCGCGCAACGACCTGAAAGGCTTTGTCGCGGTGCTGCTGGCGGTGGTGATCGGCTACCAGTTCACCACCCGCGTCGGCGCGCCGCTGGCCGACGCCGTGCTGTCGCCGCTGTTCGGCAGCGCGGCGCCGGCTGCGGCCAACCTTGCGCCGGCGGTCAATCCGGACCAGAAAAAATGGGTCGACCTGCTGACGCTGCTGATCGGCATGGGGGTGACCATCCCGCTGGCGTGGTGGGCGGCGCGGCGCGCGCGCTTCGAGACGCTGAACCGCTCGCTGGGCAACTATTTCAGCATGGAGGCGGCCGGCGCCTTTCTGGCGCTGATCATCCTCTATAAGCTGGGCGACGCCTTTGCCGGCGCGCTGACCACCACCTTTCTGCTCAAGGGCGTCGGGTTTGCCCAGGCCGAGATCGGCGTGGTCAACAAGGTGATCGGCATCTGGCTGACCATCGTCGGCGCGCTGGCCGGCGGTGCGCTGATGATGAAGCTGGGGCTGTTCCGCTCGCTGCTGCTGTTCGGCGTGCTGCAGCTCTTGTCCAACCTCGGCTTCTGGCTGGTGGCGGTGTCGGGCAAGGGCGCCTGGGGCGGCTTCTCGCTGCCGCCGTTCGACTGGGGTCTGGTGGCGCTGCACGAGGCCACCGCCGTCGACAACCTGCTGCTGTTCGCGGTCAGCATCGAGAACCTGACCGCCGGCATGGGCACCGCGGCGTTTGTCGCCTTCCTGATGGCGCTGTGCAACCAGAAATTCACCGCCACCCAGTTCGCGCTGCTGTCGGCGTTTTCCGCCATCGGCCGCGTGTGGGTCGGGCCGATGTCCGGGGTGCTGGCCGAAAGTGTCGGCTGGCCGGTGTTCTTCCTGTTCTCGACGGTGATGGCGCTGCCGGGGCTGCTGATGCTGTGCTATCTGCGCGAGCGCATCCAGGCGCTGGACGTACCGCGCGGCGCGCTGCCGGCGGACGATTGA
- the metW gene encoding methionine biosynthesis protein MetW: MMTLTTLRPDLQLIADWVAPASRVLDLGCGEGELLAWLQQHKQVNGYGVDFDVNNVVSCVKAGVNAIQGDLEAGLAEFEDQRFEHVVLSQTIQAMQHTEQILLEMLRVGREAIVTFPNFGYWQNRWQIMQGHMPVSDDMPYQWYNTPNIHWCMLGDFENLCAKNHIRVLERVVMAHGRRVSFLPNLRGSLAFYRVGRG; this comes from the coding sequence ATGATGACACTGACAACATTGCGCCCCGACCTGCAACTGATCGCCGACTGGGTGGCCCCGGCCAGCCGCGTGCTGGACCTCGGTTGCGGCGAGGGCGAACTGCTGGCCTGGCTGCAGCAGCACAAGCAGGTCAACGGCTACGGCGTCGATTTCGACGTCAATAACGTGGTCAGCTGCGTGAAGGCCGGCGTCAATGCCATCCAGGGAGACCTCGAAGCCGGCCTTGCCGAGTTCGAGGACCAGCGCTTCGAGCACGTGGTGCTGTCGCAGACCATTCAGGCGATGCAGCACACCGAGCAGATCCTGCTGGAGATGCTCAGGGTTGGCCGCGAGGCGATCGTCACCTTCCCCAACTTCGGCTACTGGCAGAACCGCTGGCAGATCATGCAGGGCCACATGCCGGTGTCCGACGACATGCCCTACCAGTGGTACAACACCCCCAACATCCACTGGTGCATGCTGGGCGACTTCGAGAACTTGTGCGCCAAGAACCACATCCGCGTGCTGGAGCGGGTGGTGATGGCACACGGCCGGCGGGTGAGCTTCCTGCCCAATCTGCGCGGCAGCCTGGCGTTTTACCGGGTCGGCCGCGGCTGA
- the metX gene encoding homoserine O-succinyltransferase MetX, with protein sequence MSNLSSSVGIVTPQHADFSTPLPLNSGHVLASYRLTFETYGTLNAARSNGILICHALSGHHHVAGRYSADDKAAGWWDNMVGPGKPIDTNRFFVVGVNNLGGCHGSSGPSSIDPDCGQPWGSRFPVVTVPDWVTAQARLADRLGIDRWAAVIGGSLGGMQALQWSIDYPDRIAHALVIASAPKLSAQNIAFNDVARQAIITDPDFLGGDFYAHGTIPRRGLRLARMLGHITYLSDDGMGEKFGRMLRSGEYQFGYDVEFEIESYLRYQGDKFSDYFDANTYLLMTKALDYFDPAKDYGGDLVAALKKATASFLVASFTSDWRFSPERSRETVKALIAAGKRVCYGEIESVHGHDAFLMTDQPYVDLMQAYLDRVAEEVNA encoded by the coding sequence ATGTCCAATCTTTCGTCATCCGTCGGCATCGTGACGCCACAGCATGCGGATTTTTCCACGCCGCTGCCGCTCAACAGCGGCCATGTGCTGGCGTCGTATCGCCTGACTTTTGAAACCTACGGCACGCTGAATGCCGCGCGCAGCAATGGCATTCTGATCTGCCACGCGCTGTCCGGCCATCACCACGTCGCTGGCCGCTACAGCGCAGACGACAAGGCCGCCGGCTGGTGGGACAACATGGTCGGCCCCGGCAAGCCGATCGACACCAACCGTTTTTTCGTGGTTGGGGTCAACAACCTTGGCGGCTGCCACGGCAGCAGCGGCCCGTCCAGCATCGATCCGGATTGCGGCCAACCCTGGGGCTCGCGCTTTCCGGTGGTGACGGTGCCGGACTGGGTCACCGCGCAGGCACGCCTCGCCGACCGTCTCGGCATCGACCGCTGGGCGGCGGTGATCGGCGGCAGTCTGGGCGGCATGCAGGCGCTGCAGTGGAGCATCGACTACCCGGATCGCATCGCCCACGCGCTGGTGATCGCCTCGGCGCCCAAGCTGTCGGCGCAGAACATCGCCTTCAACGACGTGGCGCGACAGGCGATCATTACCGATCCCGATTTTCTCGGCGGCGACTTCTACGCCCACGGCACCATCCCACGCCGAGGCCTGCGCCTGGCGCGGATGCTGGGCCACATCACCTACCTGTCCGATGACGGCATGGGCGAGAAATTCGGCCGCATGCTGCGCTCCGGCGAATACCAGTTCGGCTACGACGTCGAGTTCGAGATCGAGAGCTACCTGCGCTATCAGGGCGACAAGTTCTCCGACTACTTCGACGCCAACACCTATCTGCTGATGACCAAGGCGCTGGACTACTTCGACCCGGCCAAGGACTACGGCGGCGACCTGGTGGCGGCGCTGAAAAAGGCGACGGCCAGCTTCCTGGTGGCCAGCTTCACCAGCGACTGGCGCTTCTCGCCGGAACGCTCGCGCGAGACGGTGAAGGCGCTGATCGCCGCCGGCAAGCGCGTCTGCTACGGCGAGATCGAGTCGGTGCACGGCCACGACGCCTTCCTGATGACTGACCAACCCTATGTCGACCTGATGCAGGCCTATCTGGACCGCGTGGCCGAGGAGGTGAACGCATGA
- a CDS encoding protein MIGRI — protein MIGRLFRLALLFVTAFLLIRWLFNREQRQTGRDFIHTLAIALLASSLLFLLLNLAGIRL, from the coding sequence ATGATCGGTCGCCTGTTCCGGCTTGCCCTGCTGTTTGTCACCGCTTTCCTGCTGATCCGCTGGCTGTTCAACCGCGAACAGCGCCAGACCGGCCGCGATTTCATCCACACCCTCGCCATCGCGCTGCTGGCCAGCTCGTTGCTGTTCCTGCTGCTGAATCTGGCCGGCATCCGGCTGTAG